In Molothrus aeneus isolate 106 chromosome 4, BPBGC_Maene_1.0, whole genome shotgun sequence, the following are encoded in one genomic region:
- the KLB gene encoding beta-klotho has protein sequence MCGQRLEKIVAFWTFVFVRIVTGLAGEGRSVWKKDSHFSPVSETQMFLYDTFPKDFLWGVGTGAFQVEGSWRKDGKGFSIWDRFSRAELRDTDSAGTSSDSYTLLDKDLSALQFLGVTFYQFSISWSRLFPTGVVAAPNEKGLQYYNTLIDSLLYRNIAPVVTLYHWDLPLMLQEKFGGWKNESVIDIFNDYAMFCFQTFGDRVKYWITIHNPYLVAWHGYGTGIHAPGERGKIRAVYSVGHNLIKAHAKVWHTYKEHFEPYQKGMISIVLGSHWIEPNKLEDELDISKCQKSMERVLGWFAKPIHGDGDYPEELKNEFLFLPHFTEDEKTYIKGTADFFAFSFGPSNFKPPNTLPKMGQNLSLNLREVLNWIKLEYNSPRILIAENGWFTDSHVKTEDTTAIYMMKNFINKVLQAIKYDNIDVFGYTAWSLLDGFEWQHAYNIRRGLFYVDFKSKKKERIPKSSALYYKQIIQENGFFPKDSTPNLQAQFSCDFSWGITESVLKAESAASSPQFCDSSLYLWNVTGDGLLHKVEGVKLKTRPAQCTDFVSIKKQLDLLEKMKVTHYRFALDWSLILPNGDLSVVNRQVLRYYRCVISEALKLNIQSMVTLYYPTHTYLGLPGPLLQTGGWLNQSTAYAFQEYAALCFRELGDLVKLWITINEPNQLSNVYKRSSNDTYRAAHNLLLAHAMAWRTYDERYRPSQYGKVSLSLHSDWAEPANPFFESHSKAANRFLQFEIGWFANPIFKTGDYPATMREYITFKNRKGLSYTLLPSFTSEEKQLVKGAADFYALNHFTTRFVIDEPQNGSQYEFDCDIQFLQDITCLSSPSRLAVVPWGMRKVLRWIKKTYGDIDIYITANGIDDPSLDNDELRNYYLGKYIQEVLKAYYIDKVKIKGYYAFKLTEEKSKPRFGFFTSDSKEKPSVRFYNSLISNNGFPADYSVCGPSSHEKQCSFCLFISQKKPLIFFACCLFSTLSLLLAIIFFHKRKRRKRFKAKSIKCICVSF, from the exons ATGTGTGGCCAGCGACTGGAGAAGATTGTTGCTTTTTGGACATTCGTTTTCGTAAGGATTGTTACTGGGCTTGCCGGAGAGGGAAGATCTGTGTGGAAAAAGGACTCCCACTTCAGCCCCGTGAGCGAAACACAGATGTTTTTATATGACACTTTCCCCAAAGATTTTCTCTGGGGGGTAGGGACAGGAGCTTTCCAGGTGGAAGGCAGCTGGAGGAAGGATGGGAAGGGCTTCTCCATCTGGGACCGCTTCAGCCGCGCGGAGCTCAGGGACACTGACAGTGCAGGCACGTCCAGTGACAGCTATACCCTGTTGGACAAAGATTTGTCTGCTCTGCAGTTTCTGGGAGTTACTTTTTACCAGTTTTCAATTTCATGGTCAAGGCTCTTCCCCACTGGAGTGGTGGCAGCTCCCAATGAAAAAGGACTTCAGTATTATAACACCCTTATTGACTCTTTACTCTACAGAAACATTGCCCCCGTGGTTACACTGTACCACTGGGATCTGCCCTTGATGCTGCAAGAAAAATTCGGGGGATGGAAAAATGAATCAGTGATTGATATCTTCAATGACTATGCCATGTTTTGCTTCCAGACCTTTGGGGATCGTGTTAAATATTGGATTACAATCCACAATCCATATTTAGTTGCTTGGCATGGGTATGGTACAGGTATTCATGCTccaggagagagagggaaaataagAGCTGTCTACTCAGTAGGACACAATTTGATCAAG GCTCATGCAAAAGTTTGGCATACCTACAAAGAACACTTTGAACCCTACCAGAAGGGGATGATATCCATAGTATTGGGATCCCACTGGATTGAGCCTAACAAATTGGAAGATGAATTGGACATTTCTAAATGTCAGAAGTCCATGGAGAGAGTACTCGGATGGTTTGCTAAACCCatccatggggatggggattatccagaagaactgaaaaatgAATTCTTGTTTCTGCCACACTTTACCGAAGATGAAAAAACCTACATCAAGGGAACAGCTGACttctttgcattttcctttgGTCCTAGTAACTTTAAACCTCCAAACACTCTACCAAAAATGGGACAAAATTTGTCACTCAATTTGAGGGAAGTGCTGAACTGGATTAAGCTGGAGTACAACAGTCCTCGAATCTTGATTGCAGAGAATGGCTGGTTCACTGACAGCCATGTGAAAACAGAGGACACCACAGCCATCTACATGATGAAAAACTTCATTAATAAGGTTTTACAAG CTATTAAATACGACAACATAGATGTGTTTGGTTACACAGCCTGGTCCCTCCTTGATGGCTTTGAATGGCAGCATGCTTACAACATCAGGCGTGGATTATTTTATGTagatttcaaaagcaaaaaaaaggaaaggattcCCAAGTCATCTGCACTTTATTATAAACAAATCATACAAGAAAATGGCTTCTTCCCAAAGGATTCCACCCCAAACTTGCAAGCTCAGTTCTCCTGTGACTTCTCCTGGGGTATCACCGAATCTGTTCTCAAG gcagaatcagcagcttcctcaccacagttctgtgattccagcTTGTACCTCTGGAATGTCACAGGAGATGGGCTTCTGCACAAAGTTGAAGGGGTAAAGCTAAAGACCCGACCAGCACAGTGCACAGATTTTGTCAGTATTAAAAAGCAACTGGATCTCCTGGAAAAAATGAAAGTCACCCATTACAGATTTGCACTTGACTGGTCACTAATTTTACCCAACGGAGATTTGTCAGTGGTCAACAGGCAAGTTCTTAGGTATTACAGATGTGTGATTAGTGAAGCCCTGAAACTGAACATTCAATCCATGGTCACCTTGTATTATCCAACTCACACCTACCTGGGCCTGCCGGGTCCTTTGCTGCAGACAGGAGGATGGTTGAACCAGTCCACTGCCTACGCTTTTCAAGAGTACGCAGCTTTGTGTTTTAGGGAGCTTGGTGATTTGGTTAAACTGTGGATTACAATAAATGAGCCAAACCAGCTAAGCAATGTCTACAAGAGGAGCAGCAATGACACCTATCGGGCAGCACACAATTTGTTGCTAGCACACGCCATGGCCTGGAGAACGTACGACGAGCGGTACCGGCCCTCTCAGTACGGcaaagtgtccctgtccctgcattCCGACTGGGCTGAGCCTGCCAACCCCTTCTTTGAATCTCATTCAAAAGCTGCCAACAGGTTTCTTCAGTTTGAAATAGGCTGGTTTGCCAATCCCATATTTAAGACTGGGGACTATCCAGCTACTATGAGGGAATACATcacctttaaaaacagaaagggCCTTTCATATACTTTGTTGCCATCCTTCACAAGTGAGGAAAAGCAGCTTGTCAAAGGTGCAGCTGACTTTTATGCACTGAATCATTTCACCACCAGATTTGTGATTGATGAACCTCAGAATGGAAGCCAGTATGAATTTGATTGTGACATTCAATTTCTGCAGGATATCACCTGCCTGAGCTCCCCTTCTCGTTTGGCAGTGGTGCCTTGGGGAATGCGCAAAGTTCTCAGGTGGATCAAAAAAACTTATGGTGACATTGACATTTACATCACAGCAAATGGAATAGACGACCCATCGTTGGACAATGATGAACTTCGAAATTATTACTTGGGCAAATACATACAAGAGGTTTTAAAAG cctaCTACATTGACAAAGTCAAGATTAAAGGCTACTACGCGTTTAAGCTGACTGAAGAAAAATCTAAGCCCAGATTTGGATTCTTCACGTCAGATTCAAAAGAAAAGCCTTCAGTAAGATTTTACAATAGCCTGATAAGCAACAATGGCTTTCCTGCTGACTACTCAGTCTGTGGCCCCTCTAGCCACGAAAAGCAGTGTAGCTTCTGCTTGTTTATTTCTCAGAAGAAGCCGTTAATATTCTTTGCCTGCTGCCTCTTCTCTACCCTCAGTTTGCTTTtagctattattttttttcacaaaagaaaaagaaggaaacgTTTTAAGGCAAAAAGCATCAAATGCATCTGTGTCTCATTTTAG